Proteins from a single region of Macrotis lagotis isolate mMagLag1 chromosome 2, bilby.v1.9.chrom.fasta, whole genome shotgun sequence:
- the RLIG1 gene encoding RNA ligase 1, which yields MRRLGSVQRKVPCVFVTEVKDEPSGKREHQPFKVLATETINYRALDADIYNAIPTEKVDGTCCYVTTYKGQPYLWARLDRKPNKQAEKRFKRFLYSKEDSKEFIWNVEEDFKSVPEFWIPAKDIEQLNGNPVPDENGHIPGWVPVEKNNKQYCWHSSVVSYEFALALVLKHHPEDPGLLEISAVPLSDLMEQTLELIGTNINGNPYGLGSKKHPIHLLVPHGAFQIKNQPTVKHNDLLSWFEGCREGKIEGIVWHCNDGCLIKVHRHHLGLRWPISDTYMNCRPVVINMNRTKFDCAFDSQCLFSHFSKLDNQKFGKLKDIKLDV from the exons ATGCGGCGCCTGGGCTCGGTGCAGAGGAAGGTGCCCTGCGTGTTTGTGACGGAGGTGAAGGACGAGCCGTCGGGCAAGAGGGAGCACCAG cCATTTAAAGTTTTGGCTACAgaaactataaattacagagcATTAGATGCAGATATATACAATGCAATTCCCACCGAAAAAGTAGATGGAACATGTTGTTATGTCACTACCTACAAAG GTCAGCCATACCTTTGGGCTCGATTAGATAGAAAACCAAACAAGCAAGCAGAGAAGAGGTTTAAAAGATTCCTGTATTCAAAGGAAGACTCAAAAG AGTTTATTTGGAATGTTGAAGAAGATTTCAAATCTGTTCCAGAGTTTTGGATTCCAGCAAAGGATATAGAACAGTTAAATGGAAATCCAGTGCCTGATGAGAATGGACATATCCCAG GTTGGGTGCCggtggaaaaaaataacaaacaatatTGTTGGCATTCCTCAGTGGTCAGTTATGAGTTTGCCCTTGCTTTAGTGTTGAAGCACCACCCTGAGGACCCTGGACTTCTGGAAATCAGTGCAGTGCCGTTGTCTGATCTCATGGAACAAACACTGGAGCTTATAGGAACAAACATTAATGGAAATCCTTACG GATTAGGAAGCAAAAAGCATCCAATACATCTTCTTGTACCACATGgagcatttcaaataaaaaacCAACCCACAGTGAAGCATAATGACCTTTTGTCTTGGTTTGAGGGttgcagagaaggaaaaattgaaggaatagttTGGCACTGCAATGATGGCTGTTTGATAAAg gttcaTCGTCATCATCTTGGTTTACGGTGGCCCATTTCAGATACTTACATGAATTGCCGACCAGTTGTTATCAATATGAACCGGACCAAATTTGACTGTGCTTTTGACTCCCAatgtttgtttagtcatttttcaaagcTAGATAATCAAAAATTTGGCAAACTCAAAGATATAAAACTGGATGTATGA